In one window of Pseudooceanicola aestuarii DNA:
- the tsaB gene encoding tRNA (adenosine(37)-N6)-threonylcarbamoyltransferase complex dimerization subunit type 1 TsaB, whose translation MILGFDTSGPWCAVALARDTEVIATRHEDMTRGQAERLIPLLDECLAEADIGWSDLSALAVGVGPGNFTGIRIGVSAARGLALALDLPVHGVSGFDLMRGTAALPADGVELITLPAPRELAYAAVYSAEGAGAPRLVDPAAPDADLIAAGTAGRAIGHRAAETAALLNLAPCPAQLRDIGPRLVAIAGTWQRAGLMPPLPAPLYVRPADAAPPRDAPPRIVA comes from the coding sequence GGCCATGGTGCGCCGTGGCGCTGGCCCGCGACACCGAGGTGATCGCCACGCGTCACGAGGACATGACCCGAGGCCAGGCGGAGCGCCTGATCCCGCTGCTTGATGAATGCCTGGCTGAGGCCGATATCGGCTGGTCCGACCTGAGCGCGCTGGCGGTGGGCGTCGGGCCGGGCAATTTCACCGGCATCCGTATCGGCGTCTCGGCCGCGCGGGGGCTGGCGCTGGCGCTGGACCTGCCGGTGCACGGGGTCAGCGGATTTGACCTGATGCGCGGCACCGCTGCCCTACCCGCCGACGGGGTGGAACTGATCACTCTGCCCGCGCCGCGCGAACTGGCCTATGCGGCGGTCTATTCCGCCGAAGGCGCGGGCGCGCCGCGCCTGGTCGATCCCGCCGCCCCCGATGCCGACCTGATCGCCGCGGGAACTGCCGGGCGCGCCATCGGCCACCGCGCCGCCGAGACGGCCGCCCTGCTGAACCTGGCCCCCTGCCCCGCGCAACTGCGCGACATCGGCCCCCGGCTGGTGGCGATCGCGGGCACCTGGCAGCGCGCCGGGCTGATGCCGCCATTGCCGGCGCCGCTCTACGTCAGGCCGGCCGATGCCGCGCCGCCACGGGATGCGCCCCCCAGGATCGTGGCGTGA
- a CDS encoding GNAT family N-acetyltransferase, translating to MTAADARADRLAALHHAAFTTPRPWRAAEIASFLNDASCFLLEAPDAFLLGRVIAGEAELLTLAVAPVARRRGLGRALVADFAEQARTRGATAAFLEVSAENSAARTLYLACGWQVTGRRRQYYRTPDGSRVDAEIMGISLA from the coding sequence GTGACGGCGGCTGACGCCCGCGCGGACCGGCTGGCCGCGCTGCACCATGCCGCCTTTACCACCCCGCGCCCGTGGCGGGCCGCCGAGATCGCCAGCTTCCTGAACGACGCCTCCTGTTTCCTGCTGGAGGCGCCCGATGCCTTCCTGCTGGGCCGCGTCATCGCCGGAGAGGCGGAATTGCTGACCCTGGCCGTGGCACCCGTGGCCCGGCGCCGGGGGCTGGGCCGTGCGCTGGTGGCGGATTTCGCGGAACAGGCCCGCACGCGCGGCGCCACGGCGGCCTTTCTGGAGGTCTCCGCGGAAAATTCAGCGGCCCGGACGCTTTACCTGGCCTGCGGCTGGCAGGTGACGGGACGTCGGAGGCAATATTACCGCACCCCCGACGGCAGCCGCGTGGACGCTGAAATCATGGGCATTTCCCTGGCGTGA